The Lagopus muta isolate bLagMut1 unplaced genomic scaffold, bLagMut1 primary scaffold_159, whole genome shotgun sequence genome segment TGGATCACGTGGCCAGGATGACGGCGACGGGGGAGCGGGGAGAATTCAACCGGTGGGGGGCAAGGGGCAgcagggggtggggaggaactgggagggtTAAAGGGGGTGCTGGAAGGGTGTGGGGGGTTTAAAGGGGGTCTGGGGCAGTGGAGGGGAATCTGGGGGGGAACTTGGGGGGTTAAAGGGGGTCTGTGGGGGGTCCTGAGAGGTCTGGGGAAGTGGGGGAGGGGGTTGTGGTGTTTTTGGGGACGCTGGGACGGGGTTTTGTTGACTCGGTGGCGCCCCCCAGTGGCGGAGCATTTGATCGCCCAGCACGCGCCATCAAAATGCTGCACAGCCGCGTGCGCCTCATCCTGGAGTACGTGAGGGCGGCCGGAGAGCGGGTGAGTGGGGCGGGGGGGGCGACCACGGGGGTCTTTGCCCACCATCCCCCCCGCCAGGCTGTGGGGGTGACCCCACGgagggtccctatggggtctggAAACATTCAGCCCCAGGGAAACCACACAGCCCCCGTGGGTGGGGGTCCTcggagagggaggggagggtCCTCAcagaagggggggggggtcacaCAGATGGGAGGTCTGCATGGAGGGGGGTCTTCATAGAGGGGGGTTGCTGTGGATGGGGAGTTCCTAAAGGGAGGCGGGTCCCCCTAAAGGGAGGGATTCCCCATAGAGGGTTCCCCCCCCATAGAGGGTCCCCCCCCCCACGACCCTCCGTGCCCCCCCACAGGCGCTGTCCCGTTCAACCATGAGATCCTGCGCGAGGCGTGCGCACTGTGCCATTGCCTGCCTGTCCTCAGCACGGACAAGTTCAAAACGGACTTCTATGATGTGAGGGGGGGCAAATTGGGGAGGGGGCTACGAGGAGGTGGGCCacgaggaggggggggggggggggggccttCATGGAGGGTGACCTCCGGGAGGGGAGGGGTGGCGGTGATAGCCGAAGGAGCACCGGTAGTGCAGGAGGAACAAATTGCTCCAGGCGATGGCGCCCCCTGCGGTGGTGGCGGTGGTACATGCAGGTGGGGGTGGTGATAATGCAGAGCATAGCGCCCCCTGTAGTGCTGGGGTTAGTACTGCAGGTGTAGATGGTGGCAATGCAGAAGGTGGCGCCCCCTGCGGTGGTGGCGGTGGTACTGCAGGTGGGAGCGGTGGTCCCGGCTGTCCCGAGGTgaccccttcccccccccccccccccccccgtcccgtcccgttttctcccccccctccaGCAATGCAACGACGTGGGGCTGATGGCCTATTTGGGCACCATCACCAAGACGTGCAACACCATGAATCAGTTCGTCAACAAGTTCAATGTGCTGTACGACCGGCAGGGCATCGGGCGGCCGCATGCGGGggctttttcttctgacagcGCCTCCGTCCGTTCCTTTATTGGCTCATTAAAAGCGTGCAGCCGACAAAACAGACCcgtggggggctgggggggggggggctgggggctccGGTGCCATTCAGAAGGGGGTCCTATGCTATAAAAGGTGGGGGCTCACATAAAGAATAGGGGTCCAACCAGGGATGGGGGTCTCAGTGCTACAAGGCACGGTGGTCCTGCTGGCACGCAGAAGGGGGGGTCCCCATAAGAGATGGGGGGGTCCCACGGGGGATGGGAGTCCCACCGCCAGGAGGGGTGAGGGGTGATGCTGCCCCTCAGAATGGGGGTCCCCACGCTATAAGGGATGGGGGGCCTCAATATTATAAGGAATGGGGGGTCCCACAAAGGATGGGGGGCTCCCAGTGCCATGAGAAATGGGGATCCCATAGGGAATAGGGGTCCCACAATGCATCGGGGGTCCCACGAGGGACAGGAGGTCCCCACAAAGGATGGGGGTGGTCCCTATACTGGAAGGGATGGGGGTCCCAACAGCACAGGGGGATGGGGGGCCCTATTGCTGTGAGGGATGGAGCGGTCCCTATGAGGGTTGGGGTCCTGCCCTTAGGAACAGGTGTCCCCCCTCAGACacccccccagccctcctgccccccacaggccgctccccccccccttcagaCGAAGGTGATGCGGCAGGCGGGGCGGCGTTGAGCTGCAGGACGTTGAGCTGCTCGTATTCCTGCAGCGCCGCCTGGAACTGCAGCGGGGTGAAGCCTTTGGCCACACAGCGCTGCAGGCCCTCGGCTGCGCTCACAGAACGGCCCGAGGGGCCCGAGAGCTCCCGAAGGGCAGCAAAGATGGCGTCCGACGGGcgggggggggctgtggggaagaTGGGGGGGGGTCACAATGGGGGGCGTCGTCCCAAATCCGATGGGGAGAAAACGCAGCGCAGGCGCCTCCCTGACCCACGGGGCAACCGGCAGCCGCGACCCCCGCCCCACTCACCGGCTCTGCTGCCCCTTGTGGCCCTGCAGGGGAATCCCGGGACGCCTCCATCAGCCTCATGGCCTCGTTCACGTCCTCCTTCTCCACCACGTCCACCAACCGCAGCCGCGCCTGCGCCGGGGGCACCGCCGCCATCATCACCAGCGTCACCAGCACCGTCCGTGCCgcccaatggcacccagtgtcaccatcaccatcaccacccAATGCCACCCAATGCCATCCAAAATGCCACCCAAcgccaccaccatcaccaccacccaCCACTCAATGCCAGCCAATGGCACccaacaccaccacc includes the following:
- the COPS6 gene encoding LOW QUALITY PROTEIN: COP9 signalosome complex subunit 6 (The sequence of the model RefSeq protein was modified relative to this genomic sequence to represent the inferred CDS: inserted 1 base in 1 codon; deleted 2 bases in 2 codons), which codes for ATMLFAELPYTLATEEAERIGVDHVARMTATGSGENSTVAEHLIAQHXAIKMLHSRVRLILEYVRAAGERVSAVPFNHEILREACALCHCLPVLSTDKFKTDFYDQCNDVGLMAYLGTITKTCNTMNQFVNKFNVLYDRQGIGRPHAGAFSSDSASVRSFIGSLKACSRQNRPVGGWGGGGWGLRCHSEGGPML